The following DNA comes from Simkania negevensis Z.
GTGTTTCCTGAATGCGAACGCGTTTTCCTACTTCTAGGTCTCCTTTCTCATGATGAGCGTAGTACTTTCTTCCTCTATGAATGACTTTTTGGTATCGTGGATGAGGATAGGTACGTTCTACCATGACTGTCACGGTTTTGTTCATCTTGTTAGAGACAACAACACCTTCTCGAGTCTTTCTTTGCGTTTCTTTTTCCATAATTTTTTAAGCTCCCTTAACTTGTTTCTGCCGTAAAACCGTCAAAATTCGTGCTCTATCCCTCTTTTTTTCTTTTAGCAGATGTGGCTTATCCAGTTTTCTTGCAAGTTTGAGTTCGTTCAAGAGTTCGAAGATTTCACGGGATAGGTCTTCGTATTGAGCTTCAAGTTCTTCTACAGATTGATTGATCAAGTCTTTTGCTTTTAACATACTTTCTTCACCTAAACTTGTTCCATGCGTTCAACAAAACGAGTACGAAAAGGAAGCTTTGCAGCTGCTTTTAATAAGGCTGTTTGGGCTTCTTCTCTCGTTACGTTTGCAACTTCGAAGAGAATTCTTCCTGGAAGTGCAACAGCAACCCAATGGTCAGTTCCACCTTTTCCTTTACCCATTCGTGTTTCCGCTGGTTTTTTTGTGATCGGTTTGTCTGGAAAAATGCGAATCCAAACCTTTCCTTTACGGCTAAAGTAACGGTTAATCGCAACACGACAGGCTTCGATCTGTTGATTAGTAATCCGTCCTCGCTCGAGAATCTGCATACCGTAGTCACCAAACTGCACAAATTGACCTGCTTTGGCTTTGCCTCTCATGGTCCCTTTTTGCTGCTTGCGAAACTTTGGCTTCGATGGAATAAGTGCCATTGTGCTTACGACTCCTTTCTCACTTCTTAGTTGTTTTGATCGCCTTTATTAATCCAAACTTTGACGCCAATTGACCCATATGTAGTCTCGGCTCTTCCAGTTGCATATTCAATATTTGCACGGAGAGTATGGAGAGGAATTCTTCCTTCTTTGTACCACTCTGTGCGAGCAATTTCTGCTCCTCCAATACGGCCAGAAACTGCGACTTTAATTCCAGCAGCTCCTGCATCCATAGATGCTTGTATCGCTTTTTTCATGACTCGACGGAAAGCAACGCGTCTTTCAAGTTGTTTTGCAATCGCGTCTGCAACGAGCTTTGCATCTAAATCTGGTCTCTTGATCTCAGCAACTTCGATCCAAATGTCTTTTCCGGTGAGCTTTTTAAGCTCTTGTTTCATGACTTCGATTTCAGCTCCCTTTTTCCCAATCACAAGACCAGGTCTTGCAGTATGGAGAGTCACTTCAATCTTTTCACTCATGCGTTTAATTTTTATTTGTGATGTTCCAACACAACATGGCTTCTTGATGAGGAAGTTGCGAATCACCAAATCTTCTTGGAGAAGAGAGCCAAACTCTTGCTTGTTTGCAAACCAGACGGACTTCCAGTTTTTCTTTAGTACAAGTCTAAATCCAGTTGGGGATGTCTTTTGTCCCATTCTTCATTGCCTCTATTTATGCTTAAGTTCCTACAACAACGGTAAAATGACTCATGCGCTTCATAATTGGCACTCGTCCACCGCGACTTTTCGATTTGGCCCGCTTCATTGTAGGACCTTCATCAACTCTAATTTCTTTAATTCTTAAGTCTCTACGCTGCACACTAAATTGTGTTTCTGCATTTGCAACAGCGCTATTTAAAGTCTTTTGCAAGAGACGTCCTCCTTTTAAATTGGAAAACATCAATTGTGTGAAGGCCTCTTCGACTTTCATTCCACGAATTAAGTCTGCAGCTAGTCTAGCCTTTCTTGGGCTAATTCTGACGTATTTCGTTTTTGCGCGTGCTTCCATCATGACTAGTGCCTACCTTATTTCTTAACTGGGTGTCCTTTGAACAATCGAGTGGGTGAAAATTCCCCCAATCGGTGTCCAACCATATTCTCTGATACGAAGACGGATATAAACTTTCGTCCGTTGTGGACTTCGAAAGTATGGCCAATCATATCAGGTATGATCATCGAACGTCTCGACCAAGTTTTAATTGCTTTTTTTGACCCTTCATCGTTCTGCTTTTTCACTTTCATCAATAGATGGTGATCAACAAAAGGTCCTTTTCTTAGCGATCTTGCCATAAATTCCTCTATTTCTTCCGACGATCTTTAACGATTAACTTCTTCGATTTTCTCTTAGAACGTGTACGAAACCCTTTTGTCTGCATTCCCCATGGAGTTTGTGGAATATATCCGTTATGTTTTCCTTCGCCACCACCATGTGGGTGATCAACTGGATTCATTGCAGTTCCACGAACTGTTGGGCGAAATCCTCGCCAACGGTTTCTTCCTGCTTTACCTTCTACACGTAGTGTCCACTCTGAGTTCGAAACAGCTCCGAATGTCGCTCTGCATGTTTCTTTCACCATACGGACTTCACCCGAAGGCATTTTAAGAGTGGCATATCCACCACTTCGCGCCATCAACTGAGCTGATAAACCTGCCGACCGGACAAATTTCGCTCCTCTGCCAGGATACATTTCAATATTGTGAACAACGGATCCAAGAGGCATGTTCTTAAGAGGCATTGAGCATCCTGTTTTAAATGGTGCTTTTTCACCAGATAAAACTAGATCTCCCTGCTTGAGCCCTTCTGGAGCAATAATGTACCGTTTTTCACCATCTCTATAGTTGAGAAGTGCGATGTGAGCGCTTCTGTTAGGATCATATTCAACAGACGCTACTCTAGCTTCGATACCATCTTTATCTCTTTTAAAATCGATAAGACGGTAAAAGCGCTTATGACCTCCGCCACGGTGACGGCATGTGATCCGTCCATGATGGTTCCGACCATTTGTACGCTTCTTCGCAACAAGCAATTGCTTTGTCGGTTTCACTGTTTGGTGTGTCTTTCCAATTCGAGTGAGTTCACCATTGCTGGGCAGTACTGTCTTTCTTTGTCCGGGTGTTATGGGGCGAAATTTCTTTACC
Coding sequences within:
- the rpsQ gene encoding 30S ribosomal protein S17, producing MEKETQRKTREGVVVSNKMNKTVTVMVERTYPHPRYQKVIHRGRKYYAHHEKGDLEVGKRVRIQETRPLSKLKRWIVVDVLS
- the rpmC gene encoding 50S ribosomal protein L29, which codes for MLKAKDLINQSVEELEAQYEDLSREIFELLNELKLARKLDKPHLLKEKKRDRARILTVLRQKQVKGA
- the rplP gene encoding 50S ribosomal protein L16, producing the protein MALIPSKPKFRKQQKGTMRGKAKAGQFVQFGDYGMQILERGRITNQQIEACRVAINRYFSRKGKVWIRIFPDKPITKKPAETRMGKGKGGTDHWVAVALPGRILFEVANVTREEAQTALLKAAAKLPFRTRFVERMEQV
- the rpsC gene encoding 30S ribosomal protein S3, producing the protein MGQKTSPTGFRLVLKKNWKSVWFANKQEFGSLLQEDLVIRNFLIKKPCCVGTSQIKIKRMSEKIEVTLHTARPGLVIGKKGAEIEVMKQELKKLTGKDIWIEVAEIKRPDLDAKLVADAIAKQLERRVAFRRVMKKAIQASMDAGAAGIKVAVSGRIGGAEIARTEWYKEGRIPLHTLRANIEYATGRAETTYGSIGVKVWINKGDQNN
- the rplV gene encoding 50S ribosomal protein L22, with product MEARAKTKYVRISPRKARLAADLIRGMKVEEAFTQLMFSNLKGGRLLQKTLNSAVANAETQFSVQRRDLRIKEIRVDEGPTMKRAKSKSRGGRVPIMKRMSHFTVVVGT
- the rpsS gene encoding 30S ribosomal protein S19; the protein is MARSLRKGPFVDHHLLMKVKKQNDEGSKKAIKTWSRRSMIIPDMIGHTFEVHNGRKFISVFVSENMVGHRLGEFSPTRLFKGHPVKK
- the rplB gene encoding 50S ribosomal protein L2 — its product is MVKKFRPITPGQRKTVLPSNGELTRIGKTHQTVKPTKQLLVAKKRTNGRNHHGRITCRHRGGGHKRFYRLIDFKRDKDGIEARVASVEYDPNRSAHIALLNYRDGEKRYIIAPEGLKQGDLVLSGEKAPFKTGCSMPLKNMPLGSVVHNIEMYPGRGAKFVRSAGLSAQLMARSGGYATLKMPSGEVRMVKETCRATFGAVSNSEWTLRVEGKAGRNRWRGFRPTVRGTAMNPVDHPHGGGEGKHNGYIPQTPWGMQTKGFRTRSKRKSKKLIVKDRRKK